The following is a genomic window from Labeo rohita strain BAU-BD-2019 chromosome 11, IGBB_LRoh.1.0, whole genome shotgun sequence.
CACACCCAGCTGCAGCAGTATTTGTTAAGTCGACACTCTCATCTGGACATCTGCCCATCAGATCCAACTAAATGACTCATTGCAGGCCAGGGTCAATGTATGAGCCATATCCTGCTCCTTCAAGTAGCCAGTGTGGCTGGTGCTGGTCTAATGGGCTTGTGAGTAGTGATGCAGCAATGGCTGTGAGTCACTGTTATGCCACCCCTGCAGGCAGTGAAACCCAGTGTAAGTGATCCTCACTGCGGTCAATGCCACAGCTATGTGTAGGCAGAAATTGAATGTGATCATCAGGACCACTCACTGTGGTAACACTCAAGGTCAAAGTGTCACCATACGGAGGCACTGTCATTTACTGTACAAGCGCACGTGATGTGTCCTGCCCGAAAGGGCTAATTAACATAGTTTTACTGACATGTCAAATAATCGATTCCACTAATGCAACTACAAATGAAAAGCACTCAATATAGCTTTACAGAGGCCTGCACACCACTGTTATTTCATAGTGATGCAGTGAATCTCTGGTTGAACTATTACATAACTTTTCTCAAATCAAATTTCAACAAACTGAACAAAGTGACTTTAAAAGTCAATCTACTCTTCTTTGTTTTCAGATAAGGAATCATCCATAGTTAAAGAAAAACTACCTTCTGTTTCCTCCTCTGAgttctgttttctctttttccttGACTTTGAGTTCTTCTTCTTAATATCCTGCTGGTCCAATATGTACTGGGTTACTGCAACGAaaacacaaaaagcaaaacaattcATTAAATAACCCAGATAAAATAGTGCTCTTgcttgattaaaataataatgaaaaaaaaaatgaactggaagcagcgattaccgggtTTCAAGCTCTTTaggtatttaagcacataaggaaaagacattacttattatttagcaagcctgtaaccacctaaatcaattattaaaaaagcatttatgtcAAATCCAGGatatttaccatagaaatatgatgtttttataacatttatgactgtggTCTAATCTCCCTGAagctttgcatgcttgtttagaatcgcctgtcgcatgtgctcagcgggtttcgtgaagttttgagttttcgtttaggcttttgggtatatttggacaggccccttttctaaaggactccattatagcttcccaaagtgtaaatttcaacatgtttttgataattattgacctagagcgTCCTTTTAAAAgatggtttgattgacagcagtggttctagggGCAAAGTTTTTCGGAACGAGGAGGTCTATCATACGATATGAATatcgtgtgtatgtgtggaaaACGGCGCAATGTTTGAGGgcgtttaggccctcaaaaattgCGATACTGCCCCCcaggccgatttctttcaaatttctcacagacctttggggctcCGTTCCTAtcagcctctgttaaccttgtctaataggtgctcaaacttaaTCGGCCAATGGCATGTTTtctgagatatgcaaatgtccccACAGTctcttgtggcactttggaccaaaactgtgcacagcgattttcatgttgataggacaaactGTTGCCTAGTTATAgccatatttatgtttttttttccctcttatagcgccaccaagtgacCAATCTCCTGCAATTTTTTTCCCGTGACCTCAAactgagctcttacataagtgtggCGAGTTTGGCGAATATATCTCATTcagttcaggagttataggcattttactaaaagtggccctgccctcTTCGAACATTTTAGCGTCCCTTTGCCACGGTGAGTTGTAAGTTCagctttttttgataattattaatattcactctCTAGAGAATCCttctgcactggtttgattCTGATCGGGTGAAAAACTGGCAACCCGGGGTGTcgaaaatactattattttaaatactattataaatgtctttactgctacagttgatcaatttaatactagtgctgtcaaatcgattgaTCGTGATATACAATATAAATCGTGTAAATACGTATACATATGTGTACAtattaatatacacagtactcacacatatattatgtaaacaaacttttattttagatgtgattaatcgatttgacagcactatttaatacatataatcattattattaaatgattaatctttttaatataatCTTTATGTATAATGAAGATCATTCCAAGACATTACATTATTGTGGTAAACAACTAAAGCAAtacaaaaagtgtattttttggtcaatatattatttgttttatttccatgTCATTGCACAAAAGCCTAATATTAGACCAAAGCAATCCATTTTGTAGTCAAGTTTGTCTGTTTGTAATGGATCTGTCTGAGGCTGGCCCTGCAGGCCTTTCACACAGGATGTGTTCTTTGCATTTTTAAGGCAGgacatattttacaaatgtcTTGAGGCCttcagtttcattcattttttcacaGCACAAGAATGTATCCTGTCTCGACAGCTTTTTGTTGATTTGGCGAAGCACACAAGCCTAGTGTACGTGTTTTGAAATACTTAATGGACAAACTCACGTTTCTTGTCATTGGCTGGCTCCATATGTCGCTGAATGTAGCCTTCCAGGTAGCAGCAGAACTTGGGTGAAGGAGCGAAGAAGGCAAGGCACACAGCCATGAGCTCCCAGCCTGCTGCCAGGCTGCGTGGGCTGGTGTTGCCTGTGGTCTGCCTCACGAGTTGAACGTAGAGCTCGTCCCTCAGGCCCTGCATGCCCCAGCACTTAGTGACGATGAGGAGAGCTGCATGGCGCCGGTCCAGCCGAGAGGGTCGGTCTCCCATGTACGCCTGGACGAGCTTAAACATCTCGCAGGCTTCTTTGCGTACAGTGCGGTCATTGGTCATCAGCATGGGCTTCTTGATGGAGCCACGGTTCCAGGACAGCATGTTGGCGATGGAGACTCGGCGGCGGAATAGGCCCTGGGTGTGCATGTTGAGGTGCTTGCTGGCCCAGTCGGCCATGTTGGCGTCTGGGGGTGGGGGTTGACGGAGGGTGGCGTAGGACAGCTGGTACGCCCCACTATCACCTGCTTGCAAATTGCTATCGCTGACTGCGTGGCGATGAGGGCCGAGTGAGCCCGTTCGATTATCCACCATACCTTTCTTTCTGCTTTCCAACTGAACTACTGGCTCCAGAGTTCCTGCCTATAGAAGAGGAGAAACAGCATGAGAAATGCAAAATCATTCATAACACAGCTATTTTTACACAGCTACTTTGTTCGACTGCTTTTTACTGAACTTCACCGTGCTTCAGTTCTTCCAATCAGCACTTAAACTggtaaatgaacaaaaaaaacacaataaacttCATTATACACTATTGATAAAGGATTCGGATCCCCTGTAGATGAAGTATGACCAATCGCTGACATAAAAAGTCCTTCTACAGTAAGTCGTTTCTCCTTCCAtgtctctaaaaaaaaatagtgcaaatCCAGCAATGGCCTCGTTTTGATCCCTAGAGAAATTTTGTCCTGTAAGAAGGTCCCTTATGCAGTCATTGCCTCTCTCGCTGTACTGAAAGTTGTATTCCTGTTACAAAAACCAGACACAAAGCGTGTGCCAACTTTCCTTTTATACCTCATGTAAAATTTTTAGGACACTGTgggtaaaaatgacaattcatAGAGGTGCAAGACAATTaaagttcatatatatatatatatatatatatatatatatacacatttatatatatatatatatatatatatatatatacacacacacatatacatacagtgCAGTTCGAAAGtttgtaaagtttttaaaaagtttcttatgttcatcaaggctgcataaaaactgtaattttgtgaaatattattgcaatttaaaatggcaggtttctattttaatatactttaaaacataatttattcctgcgaagcaaagctgcattttcagcatcaatgcTCCAGtctatgctgcttaatattttttgggacctgtgataattttttcaggattctttgataaataaaaagttaaaaacaacaaattaaaaatattgaattttgcattacaatatacactgctatttaaaagtttggactcaataaattattttgttctaACAATAAATTcttgtattgttagaaaagatttctattttaaataaatgctgttctttttaattttttattcatcaaagaatcaaagaaataaattcacagaaataaattctattttaaaacatattagaataggaaaccaatattagaaattgcaataatatttcacaatattacacttttctctgtatttctgattaaatacagcttgatgagcataaaagactcataaaaaacattaaaaatcgtattgattccaaacttttgaatggcagtattagtatttattaatatgttgaatttaattttatattttcggttttcattttaattgtagtttaggttttagtaattttgtgacatgcttttgtcttatttattagtgttttttaatatatccatttatgtttaaatcttttaagtttaaatagttgcaaaggcaacatttctaattaaatttaaatttaaaatttaaattaaattaaatcatgtaaaactattatttatattttattttattttggcttcatttaaattaacaaaatacgtTGTATATTCCATGAATTATaagcaaaacatttttcagattttttcctGTATATCCACCCTCGTCTGCCAGTAATTTTGGGAATTAGCACACTGAAGTGCCAGTGTGGTGAAATGGCTTTTACACCAGGGAATGAGGTGACCTATGATGTCATCAGCTTATGGAACAATCCCCAGCAGGTAGCAAACCCCTATCGGCTGCACCATAGACACACAATTGGTCTGTACAGTGACCACGCCTATCCAGGACCCAACTGTCCTGTCTGTGTCAGCGATACTACCATATGGGCCACAGTAGCCATCCTTCCTGCTCAATAGGCATCGTGTTTTGCAGCTCCGCTACGTTCTGGCATTTCACTCATTACCATGGCAGACCACTGCTGGATTTGTATCAGAGGACAGCGGGAGGGGAAGAGGTGGGTGCAATGGGAGTAGATATCATCGTCTCTTTTTAAATAGGTAAAGAAAACATTAGCAACGATCAGCACCTGTACGTCTCAAAGCTTTAAAATAATCCCTTTCATGTTTCCAGAGCTGATCTGGATCGAAACCGAAGTAGTTAAGTCTTAAAGGCATTTGAGAAAGTACGGTCCTCTGGGCGCCTGGCTGTTAAACAATGCAGATAGAATTCATCACTGAGGGAGGACAGATTACAGCTTTGCTACGGGTCAGAGCGGCAGTGATCGTTCCTTTGAGTGATCATTGCCCTTAACTAGAATCATGTGCAGACGGGGAATTGCCTCTAACTTGCCTGACTGCAATGTTTAATACCCAAGAGAAAGATGTTGTTGCCTCATTGCGATTTATGATTTAGACTGAAATAACTGCAAGGCTGATATTTTACATCACTGTTATGCTATAATGGGTGGTGTAAGGTGTACATAATAATCTGTTTCTAATAAAGaccatggggaaaaaaaatcagacaggCATGAAAAACTTCAACCAAACCAAGCTCGCTCCCAACAGTCCCACATGGAGATTAAACAAATACGACGTCTGGtttttaatgatgctgaaactcAAGATCTCTGGAAAAAACACTATGCCAAAAGTTCATACACATATTTTATACGAGACTGCAAATCTCTATGAAATAACAAGGTAAAAGTTGCTCCCACAGAGGACGTGTAAATGTTAAGCTCATTATAAGAAAGTCATAGTTTACCGAAAGGTCGtctgtaacattttacaataagattAAATTTGCTAACatcagttaatgtttttaattttaaaatacactattGTTCATTGCtaattcattgttagtttaacAATTAAacggacagttcacccaaaaatgttttggatcccatttacttgcattttcagacaaacggttcaaaatatctttaaaaaatgctgtaaaattatTGTTGATTCATGAAACCCAATTAATGTTTAAGAATTGAAcctcattgtaaagtgttaaaggattagttcacttccagaataaaaattttaatttgctcacctccatgtcatccaagatgtttatgtctttctttcttcagtcgaaaaggaagttttttgaggaaaaaaatccaggatttttctttatatagtggatccagcgggttgaaggtgcagctttaaaggactGTACACAaacccagccaagaaataagtgtcttatctagtgaaactatcagtcattttctaaaaaaataaaacttcatatactttttaaccagaaATTCTCATCTTAAGGTAGGGTAGGGTacaaaactctcatctcatttctcctccaacttcaaaatcatttaacaaaaatcattttttttttgtttttttttttgtaaatggcatttgactttctttgcatgttcactttgtaaacacagagtcttttccaacatgactacataatgctggaggtcgagctagtgcaagacgagcatttgtggttaaaaagtatataaaaattttttttttttagaaaatgactgattgttttgctagataagactcttattcctcgaTTGGGATCatgtaaagccctttgaagctgcactgaaactgcaatttggaccctcaagccgttggctcccattgaagtccactatatggagaaaaatcctgtaatgttctcctcaaaaatCTCAACTTCTTTTCAGACATGAacatgacatgggggtgagtaaattatgaaatgAACTAATTGTTTAACAAGCTGAAGGAATAATAAAACTGAACTTGTATGTAGTACCTGTGAAGGGGGTCCAGCAGTCTCAGGTGAGGACAAAGTCAGACTCTTCTCAAGCGTGTCCACCTTTTCATAAGTCCTCTTCTGACGTCCCGGAATCTCCAGAGGTGTGAACGCCATACTGGAATGGTTACTTGTCCTGCTAAGTGACCTGCTACAAGATGCAACGTCCTCCCTAGAGGAGCACCGTCCCACACTGTGTGTGCGCTGGGAGGAAGAGCTCTCCAGCATCTCTGAGTCCAGACTAGATTTGGTCTCCCGCATGGTGTTTGAGCGACTAACCACCTCCCTCATCTCTTCCATCAGACGCTCATTCAGCGCTGTGAGCTCCCCAGTGCTGCCCACGGACCCGGGTCGGCCTTGGGCCCCGGCACCCATCCTCCTCCTGCTTTTCCTCCGCAGACTGGGAGATGGTCCGGTTGAGTAACCGGAGTCTTGGTAGCTAACGGCGGGAGGTGGTGGTGTTGAATAGTCCTGAGATCCTTGGCTGCCCTGCCGGCTGTGGTGCACTTCCATGGCTCTGAGAACACTTGCTTCTAGGATCCTCCATGATTGTTTCTTCTCCAGACTGGCAGGCTCCTTCTGAAGCCCTCTTGTTGGAAGAAGCAGAGATTCGGAAGCTGAGGTCGGAGAGGGGCTGGGAGAGGGGATTGGTGAGGTGGAAAGAAGCCCTTGTTTAGGGTCTACATTCACCATGTGCTTGATGCACTCCAAACCTGCTGGACTATAGTCCGATGGGTTCCTCTGGTGTCTAGAGCTGTTGTGAGATTGACCCGGGTGCTGGAGAAGTTTCATCTTCTGCAGACTGTGTCTGGATGGTCCATTGTGTAGGTGAGCACCCTCAACTTCCATATCTACTGGAGGCTCGTCATAAATGGGGCAATCAGATGATGGATCATCATAGAAGCGCGCAGTTGCTCCATACTGAGGAGATACTGGCCTTGGTGAACTAGGCTGTGGCCGGAGAGATGCTGTTGAGTCCGCAGAGGTCACCAGGCAGAAGCTGCCATTGCTCGCCTTCCTCAAGTGGTGGGCCTGCCTTGAGTCTGCTGCTATTTTTCCTCCTGGTGTGGTTTTGTAAGCCTGTGGAGACAGCATGTAGCCTGAAACGGATTTGACACTGCCAGGATTGAGTGTGCAGGCACTATGCTCAGTGGCTTTGCTCTGTGGGAGATGAAGGGAAGCAGCTCCGCTGGTTCCTCTTGTCTGGCTTCTGCCAATGCTGTTGACCTTTACCAACATGGCGGCTTTGGATCCGGGAGAGGGCTGCCACCTCTGAGATGATTCTCTTTGCTCCTCCCTGtcataaaaagcaaaaagaaatgcattttagttTGTCAATGCAATgccaaaaatacagaaagaatTGAAAATGCCAAAACCAATCATTTTTATGACATCTTTAACAAGTCCAAAGCTGCAATCTTCATTGTTACCTTTATCATTCAGACAAGTCAAACTAAATTCCCAGCAATTTAAGAAAATAAGGGCCTGTTAAGAGtataaaaatgtctatttaaacGCCCATAATACCATTGTCAGGAAGACAAAACCACGATTGTTCAGCTGAAATAGATTTTAAAGCACTACAATGTTTGAGTTTAAAAGTTTTGTGGTGAAAATGAGTGCAGTTCCTTTAATTGTTCTTGTTCGAGAGTTTGCCTACAACATGTTATTGTCACTAAGCCAATCTGCCGCTACTTGTAAACACAACAAGATCCACAACATCAGTAGTCCTAGACAGCGATTCATACTGAAGACACACTAAAAGCACTATtcccaaaacaacatttcattaCATGGCTTTCAAATTAAATGGTTAATTTACTCAATTTccaaaattaaacaatatatgaccctggaccacaaaaccagtcataagtagcatgggtatatttgtagaaatagccaacgATATAATctctgggtcaaaatgatacatttttatgctCCATGaagtcattttataaatttactaccgtaaatatcaaaacttaatttttgattagtaatatgcattgctaaaaacttcatttggacaactttaaaggcgattttctcaatatttagattttttttgcacccgcagcttctagattttcaaatagttgtatctcgaccaaatattgtcctttcctaacaaaccatacatcaatggaaatcttatttattcagctttcagatgaatatctaatctcagtttcaaaaaatgtacccttatgactggttttgtagtccggggtcacatataatataacaatatttgatAGTAATTTTctgacaaattaaaaaaatacgtAGTGAAAACTCAACAAAACTGATAAGtttgaaaacaaagtcaaaCACATATAGATGATCCCTAATCATACAAACACTAAAAAGACATCAAGCAAAGACAGCATTAAATACTTCATTTACCTTTATTGTGTGAGGAGATGAACTTCTGTCCTATactgaaagtaaaatgtaaGGGATATGCTTTCACTAGGCTTTTATGTACTGGACACCACAGTAAAAACCCCCAAGAAATCCTCTGAATTAAGCGACCTCCTCTGGGGATTTCTACTGAGTCACTTCTCACATGAATACTTCCTCTTACACCTTTACATTCTATAAACGCAAACAAAACAGATGTACcttacaaaactgaaaaagacGAAATAAGTGGTAAGAGTATGTTACGCAATAAGTACGTTTTGTCAGACAGTAGGTAAACTGCTGTGACTATCATAATCgcctgctgcattttggaaaccACAAAGGGATATCGCTGGGGGGTGAGCACTTCCCTTCTCTTTCATCCGCTGAGGCATTTTCTTCCATTAGAATTGTTCCCTTTTCTTCTCGAATCATTTCTCACACATTTGAAGATAAACAACCGTTTGA
Proteins encoded in this region:
- the arhgap46a gene encoding rho GTPase-activating protein 39 — encoded protein: MAGTSADWVEILEPRSQERMYVNLATGECGWDPPTDVPVRQADGNQWWELFDPQSGRFYYYNSAGRMTVWHRPQGADIVPLSQLQAMKRGTASERKADGGTRERQHQSTGSQDRRTPLPPMEPYTKEPECVVKEPKQQEMDNRQKPDIHSSKDSLREEQRESSQRWQPSPGSKAAMLVKVNSIGRSQTRGTSGAASLHLPQSKATEHSACTLNPGSVKSVSGYMLSPQAYKTTPGGKIAADSRQAHHLRKASNGSFCLVTSADSTASLRPQPSSPRPVSPQYGATARFYDDPSSDCPIYDEPPVDMEVEGAHLHNGPSRHSLQKMKLLQHPGQSHNSSRHQRNPSDYSPAGLECIKHMVNVDPKQGLLSTSPIPSPSPSPTSASESLLLPTRGLQKEPASLEKKQSWRILEASVLRAMEVHHSRQGSQGSQDYSTPPPPAVSYQDSGYSTGPSPSLRRKSRRRMGAGAQGRPGSVGSTGELTALNERLMEEMREVVSRSNTMRETKSSLDSEMLESSSSQRTHSVGRCSSREDVASCSRSLSRTSNHSSMAFTPLEIPGRQKRTYEKVDTLEKSLTLSSPETAGPPSQAGTLEPVVQLESRKKGMVDNRTGSLGPHRHAVSDSNLQAGDSGAYQLSYATLRQPPPPDANMADWASKHLNMHTQGLFRRRVSIANMLSWNRGSIKKPMLMTNDRTVRKEACEMFKLVQAYMGDRPSRLDRRHAALLIVTKCWGMQGLRDELYVQLVRQTTGNTSPRSLAAGWELMAVCLAFFAPSPKFCCYLEGYIQRHMEPANDKKLTQYILDQQDIKKKNSKSRKKRKQNSEEETEALPVSTYAKYCYRKLQKVAVTGGKKGLRKPSLEEVDHSRRAIMTPSLFGSSLEEVMERQSELFPDRKLPWVQVQLSQYVLALGGAQTEGIFRVPGDIDEVNALKLQVDQWRIPENLSDPNVPASLMKLWYRELEEPLIPMSFYKQCVNNYDDPVAAISVVQSLPELNRLVLYYFIHFLQVFAQPANVAVTKMDVNNLAMVMAPNCLRCQSDDPRVIFENTRKEMSFLRMLIVHLDTSFIEGIV